Within Dysosmobacter sp. Marseille-Q4140, the genomic segment CCCTGCTGAGGAGCGGTCATAACATATCACATTATAAAGCATCGCGGAAGTCATGTAAAGAGAGCGGAAGTCTCTTGTTTGTTTGTTTATTGCAAGATACAAACAACAACGAAAAAAGTTATACTTGTAGAGAATAGTGAAGGTCGCTATACTTGGTATATGGATTACTTATACCAACGATTATCCATGTGCAAATATCTATCAATCTGTAAAATGGGTGAGTAAATGACCGAAGTAGTTGCGGCCCTGATCTGGAATCAGGACAAGTTTATGATTTGCCAGCGCCCGGCCCACAAGGCCAGAGGGCTGCTGTGGGAGTTTGTGGGCGGTAAGGTAGAGCCAGGAGAAATCAAGGAGCAGGCTCTCATCCGGGAATGTCAGGAGGAACTGGCGGTCACATTGGATGTGGGCGAGGTATTCATGGATGTGATTC encodes:
- a CDS encoding (deoxy)nucleoside triphosphate pyrophosphohydrolase, with amino-acid sequence MTEVVAALIWNQDKFMICQRPAHKARGLLWEFVGGKVEPGEIKEQALIRECQEELAVTLDVGEVFMDVIHEYPDLTVHLTLFHATIREGVPQKLEHNDIRWITVDEIDQFEFCQADEEILIRLKQSKGRKD